In Thermogemmatispora onikobensis, the DNA window AGTATCATCGCCTGATCCTAATACAGGTTCGCTATAGACACGTCCCAACAGGGCTAATATCTCGGCAAGTTTTTCTTCCATCAGCCTATAGGGAGTGCGCTCCAGCTCCTTGAAGAGGCGCTTCGGCAATTCGTACCGCAGCTTTGGCCGGTCGCGCAGCAGAGGCTGCGCCAGTAGGCAGCGTCCTGCCAGCAGCAGCTTGCTGTGAAAGAGATCCTCTGGTGGTGCCTTCTTACTGTCATGAAGCAGTGCGCGAAAGAGCGGCGTCGCATCGTTGACTGCTCCCGCATAGAGCAGCGTCACCTCTTCCCACCACGGATCACCCAGGTAGGGAAGCAGCAGCTCAACGCTGCCGCTCTCACTGACGTAACAGGCTGCGCAATACTCCTGCAGCGTCAGATGCAGAAAACCATAGAGATCCTGACCTTGCTCCCGCAACAGCCCGCTATCATCACTGAGTGCCTCCAGCACCTGCCTCGCCAGGTCTGGCCCGCCGGTCTGCCAGAGGCGCGGCAAAAACTCGGCGATCCACTCCTCCAGCGCCGCGCGTGGTGCATAGCGCCAGCCGCGAGCGTGCATATGCCAGGCCAGCTCATAGAGCAAATGGCGATGGTGATCGGGGCGCAAATGTACCGGGCCGCCCATTCTTCGGATATTGCGCTCACGATCCCAGCGCTCCAACAGGAGCGTCACACACTCCCGATAGAGCGCCGCGCGCCGCGCCGGCAGCTCACCGCTCTCCTCATAGAGGAGGACGATCAGCGTCAGCAGTAGCGGATTGGCCGCCAGCGTCAACAGATGCGGCTGTTGGAGCAACTCATCCAGCAGGCGCTTACCCTCAGCTCGCGCTTCGGGCCTACCGTTCCCCTCCTGGGCAAACCAGCGCTGGACAAACTGCTCAATCTCCTGCTGGCGAAAATCGAGCACATCCAGCTCATCGAAGCCAGTCAGGCGGCGATGCAAGCGATAGCCGGCGCGACGGGCCGTCACCACCACCGCCGAGCGATTGGCCAGCCGCTGCACCGCCTCCACCACCCGGCGATAGCTCTGCCCGGCCTCCTCTGGCGACTCACCAATCAGGGTCTCATCCAGCGCATCCAACAAAAAGAGCGTCTTGCCCTCCTCCAGGCGCGTGCGCAGATAGAGGGCTACCTCCTCCTCCTCAAGTCCGTAGTCTCGGTAATCGCGCGTCAGGCGCCAGATCGCATAAGTTAACAAATTCTCCTGACCCGAGGCTGCAAAAGCATTCAGGCTCAGATAGATTGGCACCGGAGGCAAAGCCGGAGCCTCGCCGCGCAGAATGCAGATCGCCAGATGGCGCAGCAGCGTCGTCTTACCAGCCCCTGGGTCGCCCAGTATCACACAGCGCGAATGGCGGTGGACCGCCTCCTGTGGCTCCAACGCCTCCCCGAAACGCCGCTCCAGCCGCCGTCGTTGGCGTCGCCGCACATGCAGATGATCAAACTGTTCCCCTTGCTCCTCGGGACCGAGATAGCGGATCTCCGGCTTCTCGTGCAGACGCAGACGGATATAAATCCGCTCGATCGGGAAAGCCGTACGCATCCCCAGCACCTGCAGCAGGGTCAGACTGCGGTCCCCCAGCAGCGCCCGTCGATAACGCTCCTCCACGCGGGCGCAGAGCGCCTCAAGCCCCTCCTTGCCCATCTCTCTGGCAGCTTCGGCCTGCCCTTCCTCGTCCGCCTCCAGCACCGCACAGATCGCTTTCACCACCCTGACCCAGAGCTGGTCGCGTTCAG includes these proteins:
- a CDS encoding TIR domain-containing protein, with the translated sequence MTAAETKTALVFLCAAARDRRFVEELRNHLQTPALRSRLRCFASLDVPAGRVPSQEVGQAARQAQVAVVLVSAELLSGRNEEHKELNVLWRRGQLGGLLLIPVRARACPLEGTPLEKLKFMNEKSCAELRRAERDQLWVRVVKAICAVLEADEEGQAEAAREMGKEGLEALCARVEERYRRALLGDRSLTLLQVLGMRTAFPIERIYIRLRLHEKPEIRYLGPEEQGEQFDHLHVRRRQRRRLERRFGEALEPQEAVHRHSRCVILGDPGAGKTTLLRHLAICILRGEAPALPPVPIYLSLNAFAASGQENLLTYAIWRLTRDYRDYGLEEEEVALYLRTRLEEGKTLFLLDALDETLIGESPEEAGQSYRRVVEAVQRLANRSAVVVTARRAGYRLHRRLTGFDELDVLDFRQQEIEQFVQRWFAQEGNGRPEARAEGKRLLDELLQQPHLLTLAANPLLLTLIVLLYEESGELPARRAALYRECVTLLLERWDRERNIRRMGGPVHLRPDHHRHLLYELAWHMHARGWRYAPRAALEEWIAEFLPRLWQTGGPDLARQVLEALSDDSGLLREQGQDLYGFLHLTLQEYCAACYVSESGSVELLLPYLGDPWWEEVTLLYAGAVNDATPLFRALLHDSKKAPPEDLFHSKLLLAGRCLLAQPLLRDRPKLRYELPKRLFKELERTPYRLMEEKLAEILALLGRVYSEPVLGSGDDT